From a region of the Odontesthes bonariensis isolate fOdoBon6 chromosome 4, fOdoBon6.hap1, whole genome shotgun sequence genome:
- the ppm1kb gene encoding protein phosphatase Mn(2+)-dependent 1K, producing MSVPCLVRLARCSGPHVGRSGLFQMALAPVPFQHDNHPEFTIFSRHFHGPSRTRYSNTRFDPDSSGHLTTWDSFGIWDDRIDEPILLPPSIRYGKPIPKVSLSKVGCASLIGQRKENEDRYKISQMTDNILYFAVFDGHGGPEAADFCEKYMEKFIKDLMAEEDNLELVLSKAFLEVDKAFARHLHFSPNGPGINAGTTATVALLRDGIELVVASVGDSRAMLCHKGKVLKLTVDHTPERKDEKERVKKSGGFITWNSLGQPNVNGRLAMTRSIGDFDLKKMGVIAEPETKRIMLHHVHDSFLALTTDGVNFIMNSQEICNVINQCHDPKEAAQRISDQALQYGSEDNSTIIVVPFGAWGKHKSSDPSFSFSRSFVSSGRWA from the exons ATGTCAGTCCCCTGTCTCGTGCGCCTGGCCAGGTGCAGCGGTCCCCATGTTGGTCGCAGTGGTCTCTTCCAGATGGCTCTTGCTCCAGTACCATTCCAGCACGACAACCACCCAGAGTTCACTATCTTCAGCAGACACTTTCATGGACCCTCCAGGACACGGTACAGCAACACGCGCTTCGATCCAGACAGTAGTGGCCACCTTACCACTTGGGATTCATTCGGCATTTGGGACGATCGTATTGATGAGCCCATCCTGCTGCCCCCCAGCATTCGTTATGGCAAGCCCATACCCAAAGTTAGCTTATCAAAGGTAGGCTGTGCCTCCCTCATTGGTCAGCGCAAGGAAAATGAAGACCGCTACAAGATCTCCCAAATGACTGACAACATCCTTTACTTTGCTGTGTTTGATGGACATGGCGGACCAGAGGCAGCTGACTTCTGTGAAAAATACATGGAGAAATTCATCAA GGACCTAATGGCAGAGGAAGACAATCTGGAGTTAGTTTTATCGAAAGCCTTTCTTGAAGTAGACAAAGCTTTTGCAAGGCATTTACACTTCTCTCCAAATG GACCAGGGATAAATGCAGGAACCACTGCCACTGTGGCCCTGCTGAGGGACGGCATCGAGCTGGTGGTTGCCAGTGTGGGGGATAGTCGAGCCATGCTGTGCCACAAGGGCAAGGTCCTTAAACTCACTGTCGACCACACCCCCGAAAGGAAGGACGAGAAAGAGAG GGTAAAGAAGAGCGGAGGTTTTATCACCTGGAATAGTCTGGGACAGCCAAACGTCAACGGTAGATTGGCAATGACGCGCAGCATTGGAGACTTTGATCTGAAGAAGATGGGTGTCATCGCTGAGCCTGAGACCAAAAGAATAATG TTACATCACGTCCATGACTCGTTCCTGGCGCTGACCACAGATGGCGTCAACTTTATAATGAATAGCCAGGAGATCTGTAATGTTATCAACCAGTGCCATGACCCCAAAGAGGCAGCTCAGAGAATATCTGACCAG GCTCTCCAATATGGCTCAGAGGACAACAGCACCATCATTGTGGTGCCGTTTGGAGCTTGGGGAAAACACAAGAGTTCAGACCCGAGTTTCTCCttcagcagaagttttgtttCCAGTGGCCGCTGGGCCTAA